In Serratia marcescens subsp. marcescens ATCC 13880, a single genomic region encodes these proteins:
- a CDS encoding DinI family protein, with translation MFVELVYDKRNVAGLPNAAEIIRNELEKRVHALFPEADVRVKPMQANGLNSDASKSDREKLNRMLEEMFEEADQWLVTDI, from the coding sequence ATGTTTGTAGAATTGGTGTACGACAAACGCAACGTCGCTGGGCTGCCCAACGCCGCCGAGATTATTCGCAACGAGCTGGAAAAACGCGTGCATGCGCTGTTTCCGGAAGCTGACGTGCGCGTAAAACCGATGCAGGCCAACGGCCTGAACTCCGACGCCAGCAAAAGCGATCGTGAGAAGCTGAACCGAATGTTGGAAGAGATGTTCGAAGAAGCGGATCAGTGGCTGGTCACTGATATTTGA
- the ttrR gene encoding tetrathionate respiration response regulator TtrR produces the protein MSLIHLVDDDVAVTDACHFLLTSLGHDVQCWNDSAGFLAQADLFQTGIVLLDMRMPILDGHQAYAELRRRGSTLAVVFLSGHGDVPMAVEQMKYGAVDFLQKPIAAEPLIAALERAQQVSAKAWRRHETCGRYRTLTPKERDIAQLVVRGMMNREMAERLNIALRTVEVHRAKVMEKMQAASLAELVIQLQVLPHAAQE, from the coding sequence ATGTCGCTAATTCATCTGGTGGATGATGACGTCGCCGTCACCGACGCCTGCCATTTTTTGCTGACCAGCCTCGGCCACGACGTGCAATGCTGGAATGACAGCGCCGGCTTTTTGGCGCAGGCCGATCTGTTTCAGACCGGGATCGTCTTGCTGGACATGCGGATGCCGATACTCGATGGGCATCAGGCCTACGCTGAGCTGCGCCGCCGTGGCAGCACGCTGGCGGTGGTGTTCCTGTCCGGCCATGGCGACGTGCCGATGGCGGTGGAGCAGATGAAGTACGGCGCGGTGGATTTCCTGCAAAAACCGATCGCCGCTGAACCGCTGATCGCCGCCCTCGAACGGGCGCAGCAAGTCTCGGCCAAAGCCTGGCGACGCCATGAAACTTGCGGCCGTTACCGCACGCTCACGCCGAAAGAACGCGACATCGCGCAGTTGGTGGTGCGAGGCATGATGAACAGAGAAATGGCGGAACGGTTGAATATCGCCCTGCGCACCGTAGAGGTTCACCGGGCGAAAGTGATGGAGAAAATGCAGGCCGCCAGCCTGGCGGAATTGGTGATTCAGCTGCAGGTTTTACCGCACGCCGCGCAAGAATGA
- the ttrA gene encoding tetrathionate reductase subunit TtrA, with protein sequence MAKLTRRQWLKVGLAFGGLSAFGLSYREVAKRAIDGLIHGTSGRVTLDRINGNSLPPEGRAMPEWQGNPQQAISMTQCFGCWTQCGVRVRVDRQTDRVLRIAGNPYHPLSQERHVDSALPLQDALAQLGGESGLDARSTACARGATLLEGLYSPLRVLEPMKRVGKRGEGKWQRISFEQLIAEVVEGGDLFGEGHVEGLRAIRDLETPIDARQPGLGPKANQLLVTNAGDDGRDGFLRRFAQNSFGSKNFGAHGAYCGLAYRAGSGALMNDLDKNPHVKPDWEQVEFALFMGTSPAQSGNPFKRQARQLASARLRSEFRYAVVAPALPLTTTLADDHGHWIPILPGTDSALAMAMIRWILDHRRYQAAYLAIPSEAAMQRAGEKSWTNATHLVIAENEHPRAGQHLTLADLNGAGSASPLVVNGAGELVAAETCDSAELWVSRTVTLHDGAQVGVKSGFQCLKEAADKLSPEAYSRQCGVPVARIAALAEAFTAHGRKAAVIAHGGMMAANGFYNTWSVMMLNVLIGNLSLAGGVFVGGGKFNGFAEGPRYNLVEFPGLVKPKGLNIARSKAAYETSDEYREKVAAGVSPWPARAPWYPFVAGQLTELLTSALAGYPYGLKAWISNMTNPLYGIAGLRSVAEERLKDPARLPLFIAIDAFINETTALADYIVPDTHNFESWGFSAPWGGVASKATTARWPIVTPATAKTAQGQPISMEAFCIAVAKRLALPGFGDRAIGDGQGGLLPLNRAEDYYLRAAANVAFAGKAPVPAARADELTLSGVDRLLPQLAQTLRADEIDRVAFIYSRGGRFADHDSGRRDGSVGNRWEKPLQIWNAEVAKHRHAITGERFSGCPTCYPARLSDGRAVEALYPERQWPLRLMSFKSNVMSSSTAVIRRLHDVKPVNLVALNPADGARFGIQHGDRVRISTPGGSREAQISLLAGVMPGVIAVEHGYGHREMGASQHYLDGEPLAMDERIAAGINLNDLGFADPTREVPNTWLDWVTGAAVRQGIPATIVKLSA encoded by the coding sequence ATGGCTAAACTCACCCGGCGTCAGTGGTTGAAAGTGGGCCTGGCCTTCGGCGGGCTGTCCGCTTTTGGCCTGAGCTATCGCGAGGTCGCCAAACGGGCGATCGACGGCTTGATTCACGGCACTTCAGGGCGGGTGACTCTGGATCGTATCAACGGCAACTCCCTGCCGCCCGAAGGACGGGCAATGCCGGAGTGGCAAGGCAATCCGCAGCAGGCCATCTCGATGACCCAGTGTTTCGGCTGCTGGACGCAATGCGGCGTGCGGGTGCGGGTGGACAGGCAGACCGACCGGGTATTGCGCATTGCCGGCAACCCGTATCATCCGCTGTCTCAGGAACGGCACGTCGACTCGGCCTTGCCGCTGCAGGACGCGTTGGCGCAGCTGGGCGGCGAAAGCGGCCTCGACGCCCGTTCCACCGCCTGCGCGCGCGGTGCCACGTTGCTGGAGGGGCTTTACAGCCCGCTGCGCGTGCTGGAGCCGATGAAGCGCGTCGGCAAACGCGGCGAGGGCAAGTGGCAGCGCATCAGCTTTGAGCAGTTGATCGCTGAAGTGGTGGAAGGCGGCGATCTGTTCGGCGAGGGGCATGTGGAGGGCCTGCGGGCGATCCGCGATCTGGAGACGCCGATCGATGCCCGACAGCCGGGGCTGGGGCCGAAAGCCAATCAGCTGCTGGTGACCAACGCCGGTGACGATGGGCGCGACGGCTTCCTGCGACGTTTCGCCCAGAACAGTTTCGGCAGCAAAAACTTCGGCGCGCACGGCGCTTACTGCGGGCTGGCCTACCGTGCCGGTTCCGGCGCGTTGATGAACGATCTGGACAAAAATCCGCACGTAAAACCCGACTGGGAACAGGTCGAATTCGCGCTGTTTATGGGGACCTCGCCGGCACAGTCCGGTAACCCGTTCAAGCGCCAGGCTCGGCAACTGGCCAGCGCCAGATTGCGCAGCGAGTTCCGTTATGCGGTAGTGGCGCCGGCGCTGCCGCTGACCACCACATTGGCGGACGATCATGGCCATTGGATCCCGATATTGCCGGGCACCGACTCGGCGCTGGCGATGGCGATGATCCGTTGGATCCTCGACCACCGGCGTTATCAGGCCGCTTATCTCGCCATCCCGTCGGAGGCCGCCATGCAACGCGCCGGCGAGAAGAGCTGGACCAACGCCACGCATCTGGTGATCGCCGAGAACGAGCATCCGCGCGCGGGGCAGCATTTGACGCTGGCCGATCTGAACGGCGCCGGGTCGGCGTCGCCGCTGGTGGTCAACGGCGCGGGTGAGCTGGTGGCGGCCGAGACGTGCGACAGCGCCGAGCTGTGGGTAAGCCGTACGGTGACGCTGCACGATGGCGCGCAGGTGGGGGTGAAAAGCGGCTTCCAGTGTTTGAAAGAGGCCGCCGACAAGCTGTCGCCGGAGGCGTACAGCCGGCAATGCGGCGTGCCGGTGGCGCGCATCGCGGCGCTGGCCGAGGCTTTTACCGCCCACGGGCGCAAGGCGGCGGTGATCGCCCATGGCGGGATGATGGCGGCAAACGGGTTTTACAATACCTGGTCGGTGATGATGCTTAACGTGCTGATCGGCAACCTGAGCCTGGCGGGAGGCGTGTTCGTCGGCGGCGGAAAATTCAACGGCTTCGCCGAGGGGCCGCGCTATAACCTGGTCGAGTTTCCCGGCCTGGTAAAACCGAAGGGCCTGAATATCGCGCGCAGCAAGGCCGCCTATGAAACCTCCGACGAGTACCGCGAAAAAGTGGCGGCGGGCGTTTCCCCCTGGCCGGCCAGGGCGCCCTGGTATCCGTTCGTCGCCGGGCAACTGACCGAGCTGCTGACATCGGCGTTGGCGGGGTATCCGTACGGGCTGAAAGCCTGGATCTCGAACATGACCAACCCCTTGTACGGTATCGCCGGGTTGCGTAGCGTGGCGGAGGAACGATTGAAAGATCCGGCGCGTTTGCCGCTGTTTATCGCCATCGATGCGTTTATCAACGAAACGACGGCGCTGGCCGACTATATCGTCCCGGACACCCATAATTTTGAGAGCTGGGGGTTCAGCGCCCCCTGGGGCGGCGTCGCCAGCAAGGCCACTACCGCGCGCTGGCCGATAGTGACGCCGGCGACCGCGAAAACGGCGCAAGGGCAGCCGATTTCCATGGAGGCGTTTTGCATCGCCGTCGCTAAACGCCTGGCGCTGCCGGGGTTCGGCGATCGCGCTATCGGCGACGGTCAGGGCGGGCTGCTGCCGCTCAACCGCGCCGAGGATTATTATCTGCGCGCCGCCGCCAACGTGGCGTTTGCCGGCAAGGCGCCGGTGCCGGCCGCGAGGGCGGACGAACTGACGCTGAGCGGCGTCGATCGCTTGTTGCCGCAGCTTGCGCAGACGCTGCGCGCCGATGAAATCGACCGCGTGGCGTTTATTTACAGCCGCGGCGGCCGATTCGCGGATCATGACAGCGGCCGCCGCGACGGCAGCGTGGGCAACCGCTGGGAGAAACCGCTGCAGATCTGGAATGCGGAAGTGGCGAAGCACCGGCATGCGATCACCGGCGAGCGTTTCAGCGGCTGCCCCACCTGCTATCCGGCGCGTTTGTCGGACGGCCGCGCGGTGGAAGCGCTCTACCCTGAGCGGCAGTGGCCACTGCGCCTGATGTCCTTCAAATCCAACGTGATGAGCAGCTCTACCGCGGTGATCCGGCGCCTGCACGACGTGAAGCCGGTGAACCTGGTGGCGCTGAATCCGGCGGACGGGGCGCGTTTCGGCATTCAACACGGCGACCGGGTGCGCATCAGCACGCCGGGCGGCAGTCGAGAGGCGCAGATCAGTTTACTGGCGGGCGTGATGCCCGGCGTGATCGCGGTGGAACACGGCTACGGCCACCGGGAGATGGGGGCCAGCCAGCACTACCTGGACGGTGAACCGCTGGCGATGGATGAGCGCATCGCCGCCGGCATCAACCTCAACGATCTGGGGTTTGCCGATCCGACGCGCGAAGTGCCGAATACCTGGCTGGATTGGGTGACCGGTGCGGCGGTGCGTCAGGGGATCCCTGCGACCATCGTCAAGCTTTCCGCGTAG
- a CDS encoding LysR family transcriptional regulator codes for MANWAQKMKLHHLQMLVALGEQGNLTHVARMMNISQPALSKWLSQLEDEIGITLFERHSKGLRPSEGGKLLLQHAQRLINDLERSQSEIARFKQGGLVGSLKIGCSPVATDCVSQAILSLLQEMPTLHLNIEEKVMTPLLHDLLAGAVDVVVGRVGGRALQLPLNYQVLYTEPVCFVARPHHPLAKSASLTWHDLTHWRWIVWPTGTPIRLSIDNALADNGVMLPENTVESASMNVSTNLLQSSDMISILSLRLAQRYASQGQLAILNLPKIEQKGSVGVFWRNSEPPFAALSRFLQLLTQA; via the coding sequence ATGGCGAACTGGGCGCAGAAAATGAAACTTCACCATCTGCAAATGTTGGTGGCGTTGGGCGAGCAGGGAAATCTGACCCACGTTGCCCGGATGATGAACATCTCCCAACCCGCTCTGTCAAAATGGTTGTCACAGCTCGAAGATGAGATTGGGATCACGCTGTTTGAGCGGCATAGCAAAGGGCTGCGCCCCTCCGAGGGGGGGAAATTGCTGCTTCAGCATGCGCAGCGTTTGATCAATGATCTGGAGCGTTCGCAGTCTGAAATCGCCCGCTTTAAGCAAGGCGGGCTGGTGGGAAGCCTGAAAATCGGCTGTTCGCCGGTCGCCACCGACTGCGTTTCGCAGGCCATATTGAGCCTGCTGCAAGAAATGCCAACGCTGCATCTCAATATTGAGGAAAAGGTGATGACCCCGCTGCTGCACGATCTGCTCGCGGGCGCGGTGGACGTCGTCGTGGGCCGCGTTGGCGGGCGGGCGCTGCAACTGCCGCTTAACTATCAAGTGCTCTACACCGAACCGGTATGCTTTGTTGCCCGCCCTCACCATCCGCTGGCAAAATCCGCCTCCCTCACCTGGCACGATCTCACCCACTGGCGCTGGATTGTCTGGCCGACCGGCACGCCCATCCGCCTCAGCATTGATAATGCGCTGGCGGATAACGGCGTGATGCTGCCCGAAAACACGGTTGAATCGGCATCCATGAACGTCAGTACCAACCTGCTGCAAAGCAGCGATATGATCTCCATTCTTTCCCTACGGCTGGCGCAGCGTTATGCCAGCCAGGGGCAGTTGGCGATCCTGAATCTGCCGAAGATAGAGCAGAAAGGCAGCGTGGGCGTCTTCTGGCGCAACAGTGAACCGCCTTTTGCCGCGCTGAGCCGCTTTTTGCAGCTGCTGACGCAGGCTTAA
- a CDS encoding prophage tail fiber N-terminal domain-containing protein: protein MTLISGVLKGPYGDPRSGVTITLRAVRTSSTVLSLAKSQSVTDDSGKYSLPVEPGAYEVIISVYGAQPERVGAIEVYNDSLPGTLNDFLRRPGESNITPEIVQTVDRLRAEAALSADKSAASAAAAKVSEQNAAENSKVVIAAGFASGPVHTADIFSTDNKSSLRRYTTATANRPGGAAGGVMVLPVDGGPSSAYFATSVERKAWVGSSTPAAASTISWSRLFSTTDLPGVADISDLKYWGLTKGVSAASKGNFNAQMQSRRGYVSTDPIGNPFKDVGTYFLDTRSWAVTQAGTDDSYRTVQTCYGYGVSATQTGKIAVRSWNGTAFTPWVWMWSEANTTVDGNGFIKKASPIARLSAAPEHMQADYLDGCFALAGCVAVNGEATGVSAERISTGVYQLSGSLGLAKEGWTIEVPQDVNGNRLCFVETATDSDGVITVKISKRRFDIDTATVVAGEAMDIPEGRWIDLRLAMPAREEVEVLPPDALVSNDDVSSETNAVS from the coding sequence ATGACATTAATCAGCGGCGTATTAAAAGGCCCTTACGGCGATCCTCGCTCCGGCGTAACCATTACCCTGCGCGCAGTCAGAACCTCGTCAACGGTTCTGAGCTTGGCTAAATCACAATCAGTGACGGATGATAGCGGTAAATATTCCCTACCCGTGGAGCCGGGCGCTTACGAGGTCATCATTTCGGTGTATGGCGCGCAACCGGAGCGGGTGGGGGCTATTGAGGTTTATAACGATTCGCTGCCCGGCACGCTCAATGATTTCCTGCGTCGGCCAGGGGAAAGCAATATCACGCCGGAGATTGTGCAAACTGTCGATCGACTGCGTGCAGAGGCTGCTTTGTCCGCTGACAAATCAGCAGCATCAGCAGCAGCGGCAAAAGTCAGCGAGCAGAATGCAGCCGAAAATAGCAAAGTCGTTATCGCCGCAGGTTTTGCATCTGGCCCAGTTCATACGGCTGATATTTTTTCTACAGATAATAAGTCAAGCCTTCGCCGCTATACCACTGCTACAGCCAACAGGCCTGGCGGCGCGGCAGGCGGCGTAATGGTTTTACCCGTTGATGGTGGGCCGTCGAGTGCGTATTTTGCAACATCGGTTGAACGGAAAGCTTGGGTCGGTAGTTCAACCCCCGCAGCCGCTTCAACCATTTCTTGGTCTCGATTATTCAGCACGACAGATCTCCCAGGGGTGGCCGACATTTCAGACTTGAAATATTGGGGATTAACGAAAGGCGTGTCAGCAGCTTCCAAAGGAAACTTCAATGCGCAAATGCAAAGCCGGCGTGGTTATGTGAGCACGGATCCCATTGGCAACCCCTTCAAAGACGTTGGCACATATTTCCTCGATACGCGCTCATGGGCGGTGACGCAGGCGGGAACCGACGACAGCTATCGAACGGTGCAAACCTGTTACGGCTATGGCGTGAGTGCTACGCAGACGGGAAAAATTGCCGTGCGCAGCTGGAATGGCACCGCGTTTACCCCCTGGGTTTGGATGTGGTCGGAAGCCAACACCACGGTTGACGGCAACGGTTTTATCAAGAAAGCCTCGCCGATCGCGAGATTGTCCGCGGCGCCCGAGCATATGCAGGCTGACTATCTGGACGGCTGCTTTGCGCTGGCCGGCTGTGTCGCCGTTAACGGTGAGGCGACAGGGGTGAGCGCAGAGCGAATCTCCACCGGCGTTTATCAGTTGAGTGGTTCGTTGGGGTTGGCAAAGGAGGGCTGGACCATCGAAGTACCGCAGGACGTGAACGGCAACCGCCTGTGCTTTGTAGAAACCGCCACCGACAGCGACGGCGTTATTACGGTGAAAATCAGCAAACGCCGTTTTGACATCGATACCGCGACGGTCGTGGCCGGCGAAGCGATGGATATTCCTGAAGGGCGCTGGATCGATCTGCGCCTCGCCATGCCGGCGCGTGAAGAGGTGGAAGTGTTGCCGCCGGACGCGCTGGTATCAAACGATGACGTGTCATCGGAAACCAACGCGGTTTCATAA
- the ttrB gene encoding tetrathionate reductase subunit TtrB yields the protein MDFGKRQFLQRLGVLTAGASLIPVAEAGLTLAPTRREGDASRRYAMLIDLRRCVGCQACTVSCAIENQTPHGEFRTTVNQYQVSLEGESVATNVLLPRLCNHCDTPPCVPVCPVQATFQREDGIVVVDNKRCVGCAYCVQACPYDARFINHATQTADKCTFCAHRLEAGLLPACVESCVGGARIIGDMRDPHSTLSKLLRRHEAEINVLKPENQTAPHVFYLGLDDAFVTPLPGRAQVALWGEGR from the coding sequence ATGGATTTCGGTAAACGGCAGTTTTTACAGAGGCTGGGCGTGTTGACGGCGGGGGCTTCGCTGATCCCCGTGGCGGAGGCCGGGCTGACGTTAGCGCCGACGCGGCGCGAGGGGGATGCGAGCCGCCGTTACGCGATGCTGATCGATCTGCGGCGCTGCGTAGGGTGCCAGGCTTGTACCGTGAGCTGCGCCATTGAAAACCAGACGCCGCACGGTGAGTTCCGCACCACGGTAAACCAGTACCAGGTCAGCCTCGAAGGCGAATCCGTCGCGACCAACGTGCTGCTGCCCAGGCTGTGCAACCACTGCGACACCCCGCCCTGCGTGCCGGTATGCCCGGTACAGGCCACCTTCCAGCGCGAGGACGGGATCGTGGTGGTCGACAACAAACGCTGCGTGGGTTGCGCCTATTGCGTGCAGGCCTGCCCGTACGATGCCCGTTTTATCAATCACGCCACCCAAACGGCGGACAAATGCACCTTCTGCGCGCACCGGCTGGAAGCGGGATTGCTGCCGGCGTGCGTGGAGTCGTGCGTGGGTGGGGCGCGGATCATCGGCGATATGCGCGATCCGCACAGCACGCTGAGCAAGCTGCTGCGGCGCCACGAGGCCGAGATCAACGTCCTCAAGCCGGAGAACCAAACCGCGCCCCACGTGTTTTATCTGGGGCTGGATGACGCCTTTGTCACGCCGCTGCCGGGGCGGGCGCAGGTCGCCTTATGGGGGGAGGGACGATGA
- the ttrC gene encoding tetrathionate reductase subunit TtrC: protein MSRQLMIAEVLSQPQAVSWLPWAVQYFFFIGIAACAALLACVWRWRGGDNAARLERAALFIGLTCAITAPLALTADLHQTARFWHFYAYPTPWSWMPWGALFLPLFTLLIGLWFIAIEFTRLTGRPVALLRGIAPACALVAIGLLLYTGREVSIVRARPIWFSYGFPIVMFLSALQALLALLLLTLRERPDLQAPLARGMLLTLLLLGGAILLWGCGDTLSGAAVRHWLQTQAMARRYAAGWIALWGLTLACAAWIGYRRLPRGGAPLLVAGALGLSWLMRWTLLIEVQTIPKYNASNSPYSLPLGTDGLLAIVGTFGLWLALMIMVREAQAFLLRRKQHG, encoded by the coding sequence ATGAGCCGCCAACTGATGATCGCAGAAGTGCTGAGCCAGCCGCAGGCGGTGAGCTGGCTGCCGTGGGCCGTGCAATATTTCTTCTTTATCGGCATCGCCGCCTGCGCCGCGCTGCTGGCCTGCGTGTGGCGCTGGCGCGGTGGGGACAACGCCGCACGCCTGGAGCGTGCGGCGCTGTTTATCGGGCTGACGTGCGCCATCACCGCGCCGCTGGCGTTGACCGCCGACCTGCATCAAACCGCTCGCTTTTGGCATTTCTACGCCTACCCGACGCCCTGGTCGTGGATGCCGTGGGGCGCGCTGTTCTTGCCGCTGTTTACCCTGCTGATCGGCCTGTGGTTTATCGCGATTGAATTTACGCGGCTGACGGGCAGACCGGTTGCGCTGCTGCGTGGGATAGCGCCCGCCTGCGCGCTGGTGGCTATCGGCCTGCTGTTGTACACCGGGCGAGAGGTTTCCATCGTGCGCGCCCGCCCAATCTGGTTCAGCTACGGATTTCCGATCGTGATGTTCCTCAGCGCGCTGCAGGCGCTCTTGGCTTTGCTGCTGCTGACATTACGCGAACGGCCCGATCTGCAAGCGCCGCTGGCGCGCGGGATGCTGCTGACGTTGCTGCTGCTTGGCGGGGCGATCCTGCTGTGGGGATGCGGCGATACGTTATCCGGCGCGGCGGTACGCCACTGGCTGCAGACGCAGGCGATGGCGCGCCGGTATGCCGCGGGATGGATTGCGCTGTGGGGGCTGACGCTGGCCTGCGCCGCCTGGATCGGCTATCGGCGCTTGCCGCGCGGCGGCGCGCCGCTGCTGGTGGCCGGCGCACTGGGGCTGAGCTGGCTGATGCGCTGGACGCTGTTGATCGAGGTACAAACCATCCCGAAATACAACGCGTCTAACTCCCCTTATAGCCTGCCGCTCGGCACCGACGGTTTGCTGGCGATCGTCGGCACCTTCGGGTTGTGGCTGGCGTTAATGATCATGGTGCGTGAAGCACAGGCGTTTTTACTGCGGAGAAAACAACATGGCTAA
- the ttrS gene encoding tetrathionate respiration histidine kinase TtrS yields the protein MAAQAGEWSVGVLAMRGDAATARDWQPLIDSLNGSVGGERFRLQPLDLAQMREAVNRGSVQFVVTNPAQFVQLNSHYHLRWLASLRAANGDRATGNIIGSVILVRRDSGITTPQALMGKTVGAIDPQAFGGYLTGYKALSDAGIRPERDFHLRFTGFPADALLYLLRERAIQAAIVPVCLLEKMDREGLINPADFRPLLQRPISVPCVTSTPLYPNWSFAALPGLDNSLVDAVAKALLTAPPQSPFLWGAPASTSEVEALLRAVNQHPEQRRLWLDIKSWLIQHQTAVGLSLAMLALLIVNHIWIALLVRRRGRQLLHAGEQLRRQEQALENARQLNVLGEMASGFAHELNQPLAAIRHYAQGCLIQLRKTDARHPLLTPLENIDRQAQRGGETIHNLRQWVQSPSEKGDRASWRPIAVSETAERVWTLLRLTQRYPDLTLFNNVPPSLTLTLPPALLEQLLANLLLNAAQAGANAVWLSADERERAIELHLQDNAGGMSAAGLEQAFRPFNTTKAGGMGLGLAICRRLARYGGGEILLANRLAPDSRKGLCVTLHFILNDEENHVANSSGG from the coding sequence ATGGCGGCACAGGCGGGAGAGTGGTCGGTCGGCGTGCTGGCGATGCGCGGCGATGCGGCGACCGCGCGTGACTGGCAGCCGCTGATCGACAGTCTCAACGGCAGCGTCGGCGGTGAACGCTTCCGCCTGCAGCCGCTCGATCTGGCGCAGATGCGCGAAGCGGTCAATCGGGGCAGCGTGCAGTTCGTGGTCACTAATCCGGCGCAGTTCGTGCAGTTGAACAGCCACTATCATCTGCGCTGGCTGGCGTCGTTGCGCGCCGCCAACGGCGATCGGGCAACGGGCAACATCATCGGCAGCGTGATTTTGGTGCGGCGCGACAGCGGCATTACGACGCCGCAGGCGCTGATGGGCAAAACGGTGGGCGCCATCGATCCGCAGGCCTTCGGCGGCTATCTGACCGGTTATAAGGCGCTCAGCGACGCCGGCATACGGCCCGAGCGCGATTTTCACCTGCGCTTTACCGGTTTCCCTGCCGATGCCCTGCTCTATCTGCTGCGCGAGCGCGCCATTCAGGCCGCCATCGTTCCCGTCTGTCTGCTGGAGAAAATGGATCGGGAAGGCCTGATCAACCCGGCGGATTTTCGCCCGCTGTTGCAACGGCCCATATCGGTTCCCTGCGTCACCAGCACGCCGCTTTACCCCAACTGGTCGTTCGCCGCCCTGCCCGGTCTGGATAACTCTCTGGTGGATGCGGTGGCAAAAGCCTTGCTGACCGCCCCACCGCAATCTCCCTTCCTGTGGGGCGCCCCGGCCTCGACCAGCGAGGTGGAAGCCTTGCTGCGCGCCGTCAACCAACACCCGGAACAGCGGCGGCTGTGGCTGGATATCAAGAGCTGGCTGATCCAGCATCAGACGGCCGTCGGCCTGTCGCTGGCGATGCTGGCGCTGTTGATCGTCAACCATATCTGGATCGCGCTGCTGGTACGCCGGCGCGGGCGGCAGTTGCTTCATGCCGGAGAGCAACTGCGGCGACAGGAGCAGGCGCTGGAGAATGCCAGACAGCTGAACGTATTGGGGGAAATGGCCTCCGGCTTCGCACACGAGCTCAATCAACCGCTGGCGGCTATTCGCCACTATGCGCAGGGGTGCCTGATCCAACTGCGCAAAACGGACGCCAGGCACCCGCTGCTGACGCCGCTGGAAAATATCGACCGGCAGGCGCAGCGCGGCGGCGAGACGATTCATAACCTGCGCCAGTGGGTCCAGTCCCCCAGCGAGAAGGGAGACAGAGCGAGCTGGCGCCCCATCGCGGTGAGCGAAACCGCCGAGCGGGTGTGGACACTGCTGCGCCTGACGCAGCGCTATCCCGACCTGACGTTGTTCAACAATGTGCCACCTTCGCTGACGCTAACCCTGCCGCCGGCGCTGCTGGAACAGCTGCTGGCGAACCTGCTGCTGAATGCGGCGCAGGCCGGGGCCAACGCCGTCTGGCTTTCCGCCGACGAGCGCGAACGGGCGATCGAGTTGCATCTGCAGGACAACGCGGGTGGGATGAGTGCGGCCGGGCTGGAACAGGCTTTTCGTCCCTTCAACACCACCAAAGCCGGCGGCATGGGGCTGGGGTTGGCCATTTGCCGGCGCCTGGCCCGCTATGGCGGCGGCGAGATCCTGCTGGCTAACCGCCTCGCCCCCGACAGCCGCAAGGGGCTGTGCGTAACCCTGCATTTCATATTGAATGATGAGGAAAACCATGTCGCTAATTCATCTGGTGGATGA